One part of the Sorangiineae bacterium MSr11954 genome encodes these proteins:
- a CDS encoding alpha/beta hydrolase family protein, whose amino-acid sequence MSFGDTSNLPDISVDDNVISLFGPWHPLDRLIGYLNGRSRLFVNGWGDERVLASVLDTEPFQSSPAAVAIAWDRPHVARGVERTAGRFVSPNTALPEPVRAGHVQRLRSARPRGGPRTACVVLAGSREEGFALRQGIFGPLAREGIDLYLLENPYYGLRRPPGQRGASLGTVAEHVLMNLAIVDEARSLLATLREGGYEQIGVTGYSMGGFMAGLAASLTREPLAVAALAAGASPAPVFTRGLLAHSIDFTDLGGSAAGAEAARRRLASLFDRARLTHFPAPLHARSAILLACRRDGYVPRTETLALHAHWASSELRWVNAGHISALFTERHALRAAVRDAFARLRGQEPRHRIRPRAMSYFVPRPSPRR is encoded by the coding sequence ATGTCGTTCGGTGACACAAGCAATTTACCGGACATTTCGGTGGATGACAACGTCATCTCTCTATTTGGTCCGTGGCACCCGTTGGACCGGCTGATCGGTTACTTGAACGGCCGCTCGCGCCTGTTCGTGAACGGCTGGGGGGACGAGCGGGTGCTCGCGAGCGTCCTCGACACGGAGCCGTTTCAGTCCTCCCCGGCGGCGGTGGCCATCGCCTGGGATCGCCCGCACGTCGCGCGGGGCGTGGAGCGCACCGCGGGGCGATTCGTCTCACCCAACACGGCGCTGCCGGAGCCGGTGCGCGCGGGGCACGTGCAGCGGTTGCGATCGGCGAGGCCGCGCGGGGGACCGCGCACCGCGTGCGTGGTGCTGGCGGGATCGCGCGAGGAGGGGTTCGCGCTGCGCCAAGGCATCTTCGGGCCGCTGGCGCGCGAGGGGATCGATTTGTACCTGCTCGAGAATCCTTATTATGGATTGCGGCGGCCGCCGGGCCAGCGCGGGGCGAGCTTGGGCACGGTCGCCGAGCACGTGCTCATGAACCTCGCCATCGTGGACGAGGCGCGGTCGCTGCTCGCGACCTTGCGCGAAGGTGGCTACGAGCAAATCGGCGTCACCGGCTACAGCATGGGCGGCTTCATGGCCGGGCTCGCGGCCTCGTTGACGCGCGAGCCGCTGGCGGTGGCGGCGCTCGCCGCGGGCGCGTCCCCCGCGCCGGTGTTCACGCGCGGGCTGCTCGCGCACTCCATCGACTTCACCGATCTCGGAGGCTCTGCGGCCGGGGCGGAGGCCGCGCGGCGTCGCCTCGCGTCCCTCTTCGATCGCGCGCGCCTCACGCACTTTCCGGCGCCCCTGCACGCGCGCAGCGCCATTCTCTTGGCCTGCCGCCGCGATGGGTACGTTCCGCGCACCGAGACGCTCGCCTTGCATGCGCATTGGGCATCGAGCGAGCTTCGCTGGGTGAACGCCGGGCATATCTCGGCGCTCTTCACGGAGCGCCACGCGCTCCGCGCCGCCGTCCGCGACGCGTTCGCGCGGCTTCGGGGCCAGGAGCCTCGACACCGCATCCGCCCGAGAGCGATGAGCTACTTCGTACCGCGACCGTCCCCACGTCGATAA
- a CDS encoding histidine kinase: MAKPKSILLGLLAALSVLYVRDLTRAAFGVPNALPTLADFLIGSIWLSGEMVVLTVAFNQSMRRGHGPKRAALIGLLVAGAMSAMGDAIYVAIRHRFPSWGLLPPDAGEPDTAMYSFVTGFVDSGLVLALWTLAFLYPTALREAFERASEARHLRREMELYRLRTTLEPHFVLNTLNAISGVMTEEPETARQLVGDLGTLLRDLVRKSDDRERTLGEELEWLERYTAILETRHPGRLAFEWDVDPALRAHRVPALVLQPLVENAVQHGALRRRSNGRIRLSARSEKEQLVVTIEDNGPGLPSEAPRDGARGLEMVRRRLALESPDATLQLESTHGGTRATLTFA, encoded by the coding sequence GTGGCAAAGCCGAAATCGATTCTCTTGGGGCTTCTCGCCGCGCTCTCCGTTCTTTACGTGCGCGACTTGACACGCGCCGCATTTGGCGTTCCAAACGCGCTGCCCACCCTGGCCGATTTCCTCATTGGATCGATTTGGCTCTCCGGCGAGATGGTGGTGCTCACGGTGGCATTCAATCAGAGCATGCGGCGCGGCCACGGGCCCAAGCGGGCCGCGCTGATTGGCCTCTTGGTGGCGGGCGCGATGAGCGCCATGGGTGATGCCATCTATGTGGCCATTCGCCATCGATTCCCATCGTGGGGGCTCCTACCACCCGATGCGGGCGAACCCGACACCGCCATGTACTCGTTCGTGACGGGGTTCGTCGATTCCGGTCTCGTTCTCGCCCTTTGGACCTTGGCGTTTCTCTACCCGACCGCCCTTCGCGAGGCGTTCGAGCGCGCATCGGAGGCGCGCCACCTGCGGCGTGAGATGGAGCTTTACCGACTTCGCACCACACTCGAGCCGCACTTCGTGCTCAATACGCTCAACGCCATCAGCGGGGTCATGACGGAAGAGCCCGAAACCGCGCGGCAGCTGGTGGGCGATCTCGGAACCTTGCTGCGGGATCTGGTGCGCAAATCGGATGATCGGGAGCGCACCCTGGGGGAAGAGCTCGAGTGGTTGGAGCGCTACACGGCCATCCTCGAGACGCGCCACCCGGGGCGGCTCGCCTTCGAGTGGGACGTCGACCCTGCGCTTCGCGCCCATCGGGTGCCCGCGCTCGTTTTGCAGCCGCTCGTCGAAAACGCCGTGCAGCACGGGGCGCTCCGGCGGCGCTCCAACGGCCGAATCCGGCTCTCGGCGCGGTCGGAAAAGGAACAGCTCGTCGTCACCATCGAGGACAATGGGCCGGGCTTGCCGAGCGAGGCACCACGCGATGGCGCGCGAGGCCTCGAAATGGTTCGAAGGCGCCTGGCGCTGGAGTCCCCGGACGCCACCTTGCAGCTCGAGAGCACCCATGGCGGAACGCGCGCCACGCTCACCTTCGCGTAG
- a CDS encoding SDR family oxidoreductase translates to MTTSNPSVLRDGLLAGKSAFITGGTSGINLGIACRFAQAGARVTILGRNPEKAQRAADEVRKFGPDVLALTADVRDYAALDAAIRTSVEKHGPIDILINGAAGNFPAPAVGISANGFKAVVDIDLLGTFNACRAAFEHLRKPGANVLSISATQGSVPTLAQVHACSAKAGVEMLTRVLALEWGPAGVRVNAIAPGGVEDTEGMRRLSGGSEESRKKGAETVPLKRFTTCAELAEVVLFLVSPAAAYIHGAVIPVDGGHAIAGFGTLPMGGG, encoded by the coding sequence ATGACGACCTCCAATCCATCCGTGTTGCGCGACGGGCTCCTGGCAGGCAAGTCGGCCTTCATTACGGGCGGCACCAGCGGGATCAACCTCGGCATCGCGTGCCGCTTCGCCCAAGCGGGCGCGCGCGTCACCATTTTGGGCCGCAACCCGGAGAAGGCGCAGCGCGCCGCCGACGAGGTCCGAAAATTCGGCCCCGACGTCTTGGCGCTCACCGCCGACGTGCGCGACTACGCGGCGCTCGACGCGGCCATTCGAACGAGCGTCGAGAAGCACGGGCCGATCGATATCCTCATCAACGGCGCCGCGGGCAATTTTCCCGCCCCCGCCGTGGGCATCTCCGCCAACGGGTTCAAGGCGGTCGTCGACATCGACCTGCTCGGGACGTTCAACGCGTGCCGCGCGGCCTTCGAGCACCTTCGCAAGCCGGGCGCGAACGTGCTCTCCATCTCGGCCACGCAAGGCAGCGTGCCGACCCTGGCGCAAGTCCATGCTTGCTCGGCCAAGGCCGGGGTCGAAATGCTCACCCGCGTGCTCGCCCTCGAGTGGGGCCCGGCCGGCGTTCGGGTCAACGCCATCGCGCCCGGCGGGGTCGAGGACACGGAGGGCATGCGGCGCCTCTCCGGCGGCTCCGAGGAGAGTCGAAAGAAGGGGGCGGAGACGGTGCCGCTGAAGCGCTTTACGACCTGCGCCGAGCTGGCCGAGGTGGTGCTCTTCCTGGTGAGCCCCGCGGCCGCGTACATCCATGGCGCCGTCATTCCCGTCGACGGCGGCCACGCGATCGCCGGCTTCGGCACCTTGCCGATGGGCGGCGGATGA
- a CDS encoding nuclear transport factor 2 family protein — translation MNRFRKAVEARDVEALEQSLAPDIVFHSPVRFHPYVGRAAVGAVLRAVIRVFEDFRYTGELHGDADTALVFRAKVGDLELEGIDLGTVDPSTDLVTHLTVFVRPLSAAQALAAAVGKELGQR, via the coding sequence ATGAATCGATTTCGCAAAGCCGTCGAAGCCCGCGATGTGGAAGCCCTCGAGCAGTCCTTGGCACCGGACATCGTGTTTCATAGCCCCGTGCGCTTCCACCCCTATGTCGGCCGCGCCGCGGTGGGCGCGGTGCTGCGCGCCGTCATCCGCGTCTTCGAAGATTTTCGCTACACCGGGGAGCTCCACGGCGACGCCGACACGGCGCTGGTGTTTCGCGCCAAGGTGGGCGACCTCGAGCTCGAAGGCATCGACCTCGGCACCGTCGATCCGTCCACCGACCTGGTAACCCACCTGACGGTGTTCGTCCGTCCGCTCTCGGCCGCGCAAGCGCTTGCGGCCGCCGTGGGCAAAGAGCTCGGCCAGCGCTGA
- a CDS encoding MYXO-CTERM sorting domain-containing protein — protein sequence MSLRTWTPLASAAAFALAFLHLEASARATSCVEDRDCPSATPACNAGLCAECTPTNTARCTARSPRCLMPFGICGCESSEQCGPGLLCTRPAPASGSPPYCTGGCTGTGQGTCPSGYQCNAQGQCDLRCVPLTPNQCPFAPRNICPVLPLITCVECVTNGDCAGKTGAEVCDFANDCVQCERDTDCTRAPASPHGPRCIGSGKQRSCGCNADTDCGPGRICDETVQACIEGCRLPDGGKCPPGTQCRMADAGGERCVAIPDAGPPPDSGPRRDAGGSSGDGGSDGGRSDAGSRGDGDIAASLEGGGCSCTLSPAEDALPLGGLAALGGLLALFGRRRRVKETRGSA from the coding sequence ATGAGTTTGCGCACTTGGACGCCCCTCGCGTCGGCCGCTGCGTTCGCGCTCGCTTTTCTCCACCTCGAAGCCTCTGCCCGGGCCACGAGCTGCGTGGAGGATCGCGACTGTCCCTCCGCCACCCCCGCCTGCAACGCCGGGCTCTGCGCGGAGTGCACCCCCACGAACACCGCGCGATGCACGGCGCGCTCCCCCCGCTGCCTCATGCCCTTTGGCATCTGCGGCTGTGAGAGCTCCGAGCAGTGCGGACCTGGTCTGCTCTGCACGCGCCCCGCGCCCGCCTCGGGCTCACCTCCCTATTGCACGGGAGGGTGCACCGGGACGGGGCAGGGGACGTGCCCATCCGGCTACCAATGCAACGCCCAAGGCCAGTGCGACCTTCGTTGCGTCCCCCTAACGCCCAATCAGTGCCCGTTCGCGCCGCGCAACATCTGCCCGGTCCTGCCCTTGATCACCTGCGTGGAGTGCGTGACCAACGGCGACTGCGCCGGAAAAACCGGCGCCGAGGTGTGCGACTTCGCCAACGACTGCGTCCAGTGCGAGAGGGACACGGATTGCACGCGCGCCCCCGCCAGCCCGCACGGCCCGAGGTGCATCGGCAGCGGGAAGCAACGCAGTTGCGGATGCAACGCCGATACCGACTGCGGCCCCGGCCGCATCTGCGACGAGACCGTGCAGGCGTGCATCGAGGGCTGCCGGTTGCCCGATGGCGGCAAGTGCCCGCCGGGCACCCAGTGCCGCATGGCCGACGCCGGCGGCGAACGATGCGTGGCCATCCCCGACGCCGGCCCCCCGCCCGACTCCGGTCCCCGAAGGGACGCCGGCGGATCCTCCGGCGATGGCGGCAGCGACGGCGGAAGGAGCGACGCAGGCTCCCGCGGCGACGGTGATATCGCAGCTTCGCTCGAGGGCGGAGGCTGCTCGTGCACGTTATCGCCGGCCGAAGATGCGCTCCCCCTCGGCGGCCTCGCCGCGCTCGGCGGTCTGTTGGCGCTGTTCGGGCGGCGCCGCCGCGTCAAAGAAACGCGCGGATCTGCGTGA
- a CDS encoding M20/M25/M40 family metallo-hydrolase: MVRFRGHLAATSAALLLLLPFVLDCGEESLQGDRDIDPSASTRSPISENARAAQTSQDSQDSQDSRAAELGADRVPREVRQMLREMNEDNVERTIRKLVSFGTRNTLSVQDNPTRGVGAARDWLKSQLDAIAATSGGRMTVELQSYLQPPAPRVPVPTVITNVVATLRGVQPQSQGRTYVVSGHYDSRASDVLDATIDAPGANDDASGVAAVLEMARVMATRTFDATIVFMAVAGEEQGLLGANHFATTAKAAGRDIAAMFTNDIVGSSRADNGARHPREVRLFAEGVPTAETPAEANTRRSVGGENDSPARQLARFIKDASENSATGMRINVIYRRDRYLRGGDHIPFLEQGYAAVRFTEPNENYAHQHQTVRVENGVQFGDLPEFVDFAYTTRVARVNAAALAALARAPASPKNTRIITAQLTNDTSLAWDANVEPDLAGYEIVFRDTTEAFWTDSIPVGNVTSFTVKNMSKDNVFFGVRAVDREGHRSPVSFPRPSAQ; the protein is encoded by the coding sequence ATGGTCCGTTTTCGAGGGCACCTGGCGGCGACCAGCGCCGCGTTGCTGCTTCTTCTTCCATTCGTCTTGGACTGCGGGGAGGAGAGTCTCCAGGGCGATCGCGACATCGATCCGTCTGCTTCCACCCGCTCGCCAATCTCAGAAAATGCGCGCGCCGCGCAAACTTCGCAGGACTCGCAGGACTCGCAGGACTCGCGAGCCGCGGAGCTCGGCGCGGACCGCGTGCCGCGCGAGGTGCGGCAAATGCTGCGCGAGATGAACGAGGACAACGTCGAGCGCACCATACGCAAGCTGGTGTCGTTCGGCACCCGAAACACCTTGTCGGTTCAAGACAATCCAACGCGCGGCGTGGGGGCGGCGCGCGACTGGCTCAAGTCGCAGCTCGATGCCATTGCGGCCACATCCGGCGGACGCATGACCGTCGAGCTCCAGAGCTACCTCCAGCCGCCCGCACCGCGCGTGCCGGTGCCGACCGTGATCACCAATGTCGTCGCCACCTTGCGCGGCGTCCAACCGCAATCGCAGGGCCGAACGTATGTCGTGAGCGGCCACTACGATTCACGCGCCTCCGACGTGCTCGATGCGACCATCGACGCACCCGGCGCGAACGACGATGCCTCGGGGGTCGCCGCCGTGCTGGAGATGGCGCGGGTCATGGCCACGCGCACCTTCGACGCCACCATCGTCTTCATGGCGGTGGCCGGCGAAGAGCAGGGGCTCCTCGGCGCCAACCACTTTGCCACCACGGCCAAGGCGGCCGGGCGCGACATCGCGGCGATGTTCACCAACGACATCGTCGGCAGCTCGCGGGCCGACAACGGCGCGCGCCATCCGCGCGAGGTGCGCCTCTTCGCCGAGGGCGTGCCCACCGCCGAGACGCCGGCCGAGGCCAACACCCGCCGCTCCGTCGGCGGCGAGAACGACTCTCCGGCGCGCCAGCTCGCGCGCTTCATCAAAGACGCCAGCGAGAACAGCGCCACCGGGATGCGGATCAACGTCATCTACCGGCGCGATCGGTATTTGCGCGGCGGCGACCATATCCCATTTTTGGAGCAGGGATACGCGGCCGTGCGCTTCACCGAGCCCAACGAAAATTACGCGCACCAACACCAAACCGTGCGCGTGGAGAACGGCGTGCAGTTCGGCGATCTGCCCGAGTTCGTCGACTTCGCGTACACCACCCGGGTCGCGCGGGTGAACGCCGCCGCCTTGGCCGCGCTGGCGCGGGCGCCGGCCTCGCCCAAGAACACCCGCATCATCACCGCGCAACTGACGAACGATACGTCGCTGGCGTGGGACGCGAACGTCGAGCCGGATCTCGCGGGCTACGAGATCGTCTTCCGGGACACGACCGAGGCGTTCTGGACGGACAGCATCCCGGTCGGCAATGTCACCTCGTTCACCGTGAAGAACATGTCCAAGGACAATGTCTTCTTTGGCGTGCGGGCGGTGGACCGCGAAGGGCACCGCAGCCCGGTCAGCTTTCCGCGCCCGTCGGCCCAATGA
- a CDS encoding alpha/beta hydrolase: MSQGEIAGEVANVNVNGSSLRLHYLRAGKGPLIVLLHGWPQTSHCWRHVIPELARTHTVVAPDLRGYGRTDKPATGYDKRTMAADIAQLVEKLGFEKVIVIGHDRGARVAHRWALDRPDQVERLVLMDILPTREVLRHIDFAVTTGYWHWWFHLQPDLPERLVGNDVAGYLGYFFEKWTYNRHGLPASAIEEYVRAFSAPGALRAGFSDYRASFPTDLNDDDASSAAGVRLKMPLLLLWGSESFLQKIPVLDIWSAYATDVRGQMVPECGHFLPEERPAEVLTQIRAFL; the protein is encoded by the coding sequence ATGTCTCAAGGTGAAATTGCGGGTGAAGTTGCAAATGTAAATGTCAATGGAAGCAGTCTGCGGTTGCATTATTTGCGCGCGGGGAAGGGCCCTTTGATCGTGCTTCTACACGGTTGGCCGCAAACGAGCCATTGCTGGCGCCATGTGATTCCGGAGCTGGCGCGCACCCACACGGTGGTCGCACCCGATCTGCGCGGCTACGGGCGTACGGACAAGCCGGCCACCGGCTACGACAAGCGCACCATGGCGGCGGACATCGCGCAGCTGGTCGAGAAATTGGGGTTCGAAAAGGTCATCGTCATCGGGCACGACCGGGGCGCGCGCGTGGCCCATCGCTGGGCGCTCGACCGGCCCGATCAAGTCGAACGCCTGGTGCTGATGGATATTCTGCCCACGCGCGAGGTGCTCCGGCATATCGATTTCGCGGTGACCACCGGTTATTGGCACTGGTGGTTCCACCTCCAGCCGGATCTCCCCGAGCGCCTCGTGGGCAACGATGTCGCGGGCTACCTCGGGTATTTCTTCGAGAAATGGACGTACAACCGCCACGGCCTGCCCGCCTCCGCCATCGAGGAGTACGTGCGCGCCTTCTCGGCCCCCGGGGCGCTGCGGGCGGGGTTTTCGGATTACCGCGCTTCGTTCCCCACGGATTTGAACGATGACGATGCGTCGTCCGCCGCGGGCGTTCGTTTGAAGATGCCGCTCTTGCTCTTGTGGGGCTCGGAGAGCTTCTTGCAAAAGATTCCCGTTCTCGACATTTGGAGCGCCTACGCCACCGACGTGCGCGGCCAAATGGTCCCCGAGTGCGGACACTTTTTGCCCGAGGAGCGCCCCGCCGAGGTGCTCACGCAGATCCGCGCGTTTCTTTGA
- a CDS encoding ABATE domain-containing protein produces MRKTDPKDWIWDGGRPSIDLLNTLRDRKLVPRELLVEPSDLAEWLVTAGLVQAPPEVTARHVTRARALREAIDRLALAVPDGPIDAADVAMLNDAAKVRASAPELAVGKNGRLEVRAPRESDPVAVALGRIAADAVDLVTSEGATFRVCASDTCGLRFEDRSPARNRQWCSMKRCGNREKARQHYLRQK; encoded by the coding sequence ATGCGTAAAACAGACCCGAAAGACTGGATTTGGGACGGTGGAAGACCGTCGATCGACCTGCTCAACACGCTGCGCGACCGCAAGCTCGTCCCGCGCGAGCTCCTGGTCGAGCCCAGCGATCTGGCGGAGTGGCTGGTGACGGCCGGGCTGGTTCAGGCGCCGCCGGAGGTCACTGCGCGTCACGTGACGCGTGCGCGCGCGCTGCGCGAGGCCATCGATCGGCTGGCGCTGGCGGTCCCGGACGGCCCCATCGACGCGGCCGACGTGGCCATGCTCAACGACGCGGCGAAGGTGCGCGCCTCGGCGCCGGAGCTGGCCGTCGGAAAAAATGGCCGCTTGGAGGTGCGCGCGCCGCGCGAGAGCGATCCGGTGGCCGTCGCGCTGGGCCGCATCGCGGCCGACGCCGTGGACCTGGTCACCTCGGAGGGGGCGACCTTCCGCGTCTGCGCATCCGACACGTGCGGACTACGCTTCGAGGATCGGTCGCCCGCGCGCAATCGCCAATGGTGCTCGATGAAGCGGTGCGGAAATCGCGAGAAGGCGAGGCAGCACTACCTCCGCCAAAAATAG
- a CDS encoding LytTR family DNA-binding domain-containing protein → MSLPLRTLVVEDEWPARNYLVELLQRTSQVDIVAAVATLDEATQALDNACLGIDSVFVDIMLTGTMGDTSGLRWIKEVSGRHPLLFVLATALPDHALHAFDLGVADYLLKPFTAPRVIQCVERLIAKRRPAPEVAPFPRRIVARDGSTLVFVPLEEILAFEASSRLCFAHCAGGRFSVDLSLSALETTFEGTFLRVHRNWLIQPAFVRRYDKEMAELSVQLGERACLVPVSRDRAQAVKDALFANAVGVRRGGT, encoded by the coding sequence ATGAGTCTCCCCCTTCGCACGTTGGTCGTCGAGGACGAGTGGCCGGCGCGCAACTACTTGGTCGAGCTCCTCCAGCGAACGTCGCAGGTGGACATCGTTGCCGCGGTGGCCACCCTCGACGAAGCGACGCAGGCCTTGGACAACGCCTGCCTGGGCATCGACAGCGTGTTCGTCGACATCATGCTCACGGGGACGATGGGGGACACCTCCGGTCTTCGATGGATCAAGGAGGTCTCGGGGCGGCATCCGCTCCTGTTCGTGCTCGCCACGGCGCTGCCGGATCATGCGCTGCACGCGTTCGATTTGGGGGTGGCCGATTACCTGCTCAAGCCGTTCACGGCGCCGCGCGTGATCCAGTGCGTGGAGCGCCTGATCGCCAAACGGCGGCCCGCGCCGGAGGTCGCGCCCTTTCCGCGCCGCATCGTCGCGCGCGATGGGTCGACCTTGGTGTTCGTGCCGCTGGAGGAGATCCTCGCCTTCGAAGCCTCTTCGCGGCTTTGCTTTGCGCACTGCGCGGGCGGGCGCTTCTCCGTCGATCTGTCGCTGTCGGCGCTCGAGACCACCTTCGAGGGCACCTTTCTTCGCGTGCACCGCAATTGGCTCATTCAACCGGCGTTCGTGCGGCGCTACGACAAGGAGATGGCGGAGCTCTCGGTGCAGCTCGGCGAGCGGGCTTGCCTGGTGCCCGTCTCGCGCGATCGGGCGCAGGCCGTGAAAGATGCGCTCTTTGCGAACGCCGTCGGCGTGCGGCGCGGCGGAACGTAG
- a CDS encoding TetR/AcrR family transcriptional regulator, with protein MTQRSKRRTVTSSATSSDPSSEGTRAALLRAAIAIAEEDGVGAIGLREAARRAGLTHGAPYRHFESREALVVAVAEDGFRALLTMCIDAQTAAGSDPLARFQALGVTYITFALARPGQFRVMFGAEAAAQGDSVRSAEAAVFSLAVNAIASAQREGLVDDGDPQELAMLAWSSAHGLAVLIHDGLAQWVGFDTASPERLARRFTARLFEGLRTRKGNVGEERKFEAPPIRKRA; from the coding sequence ATGACCCAACGATCCAAACGCCGCACCGTCACGTCCAGCGCCACCTCCAGCGACCCCAGCTCCGAGGGCACCCGCGCCGCCCTCCTTCGCGCGGCCATCGCCATCGCCGAGGAAGACGGCGTCGGCGCCATCGGCTTGCGCGAGGCGGCCCGGCGCGCGGGGCTCACCCACGGCGCACCGTATCGCCACTTCGAGAGCCGCGAGGCGCTGGTGGTGGCGGTGGCCGAAGACGGATTTCGCGCGCTCCTCACCATGTGCATCGACGCGCAGACGGCGGCCGGGAGCGATCCGCTCGCGCGCTTTCAGGCGCTCGGCGTCACGTACATCACCTTTGCGCTCGCGCGCCCCGGTCAGTTTCGGGTGATGTTCGGGGCGGAGGCGGCCGCGCAGGGGGACTCCGTTCGTTCGGCGGAGGCGGCGGTCTTTTCACTGGCCGTCAACGCGATCGCCAGCGCGCAGCGCGAGGGCCTGGTCGACGATGGCGACCCGCAAGAGCTCGCGATGCTGGCGTGGTCCTCCGCCCACGGCCTCGCCGTTCTGATCCACGATGGCCTCGCCCAATGGGTCGGCTTCGATACCGCGTCGCCCGAGCGGCTCGCGCGCCGGTTCACCGCGCGCCTATTCGAAGGATTGCGAACGCGCAAGGGCAACGTAGGGGAGGAGCGCAAATTCGAAGCTCCGCCCATCCGAAAACGTGCATGA